CCAACTAGTAATTACATAATTACCGGCTCCTCTAACTGCATTTTTGAATGAGTGACGAATTTGATTCTGTGCTGTATCATTCCACATGATCAACAAATACGAAATTGTCATATTTAAAACATTAGATGAAAAAGCAGCTAACCTGATCACACTGACAAATTAATCTCAATTATTGTCGGTTGGGTTTTCAGAATTTTTCTTTCTCTGATATAATTTCCAGATTATGGCCGAAAATACAATTACAACTATGACAATTTGTCCTAATTTTGACCAATTTACGTCTGAATTTACAGTTGGATTGACACTCAAATTAGCCTCAGAAACAGGCTTTTGAAACTGCGACGTATCGGATAGACTGCGCGTATAAACGCAATAGAAAGAGATCCAAAAAGAATCGGTATATACAATTGATTGATTACGACTGCCTGCAAGGTAAGATTAAAAATCAAAAATGCGCTGAATGTAATAAAAATTAGCATGAAAATACCCCACAATAAAAAGGGACTCTTGAAATATTCTTCTAGAAATGTATCCCTTGGCATTTCTTTTTTTAGTTGATTATGAACTTAAGCTCTTTCCAACCAATCATAACGTGCGTAATAATCTGGCTGCGTCATGTTTTTACGAATGAAGATATTGTGAAAATTTTACAAGCGGCTGTTCTACTGATCTATCTTTTTCTAGTGCGATATTGTCACCAAATAAGATGAAAGAATACATCTTTTTGTTGTCCATAATTGCGCTTGTTGGATCTGTTCTCATATTATCCGAGCAAGACTCTTTTGGGCACAGTGACGGTTGCCATAGATGGCATAGTTGTCCGTCTGATTCTGGAAGTTATACCTGTGGTGATACCGGACATTGTTCCCAATGTCCAGACAATAACTATTGCAAGGCAGGACAGCCAAGATCATCCTATGAATCAAAACCAGCCTATTCTGTACCTACAAAATCATACGAGCCAGCAAAAAAGATCACACCTGCAGAAAAGCCAAAAACTGTGGAAAAACCCAAGGTCGGTAACACAAACAAAGCTAATGCCTGTAGCGGAACAGGATTATGCATCACAGACAGGGTGATGAAGATAGTGGATGGGGACACCATATACATAAAAAATTACAAAATTCGTCTGTCACTAACCAATACCCCTGAAAAAAGCCAAGCAGGGTTTAATGAGGCAAAATCATTTACCACAAAATTATGTCCGATACGATCAACCATAACAGTAGACCAAGACGATAAGCAACCGTATGATGCCTACAAAAGACTAGTCGGTAAAGTCACATGTTCTGGCAAAGTCTTGAACTCGGAATTGC
Above is a window of Candidatus Nitrosotenuis cloacae DNA encoding:
- a CDS encoding thermonuclease family protein; this encodes MKEYIFLLSIIALVGSVLILSEQDSFGHSDGCHRWHSCPSDSGSYTCGDTGHCSQCPDNNYCKAGQPRSSYESKPAYSVPTKSYEPAKKITPAEKPKTVEKPKVGNTNKANACSGTGLCITDRVMKIVDGDTIYIKNYKIRLSLTNTPEKSQAGFNEAKSFTTKLCPIRSTITVDQDDKQPYDAYKRLVGKVTCSGKVLNSELLENGHASILTQYCKKSEFASESWAKKFGC